The proteins below come from a single Triticum aestivum cultivar Chinese Spring chromosome 5D, IWGSC CS RefSeq v2.1, whole genome shotgun sequence genomic window:
- the LOC123124605 gene encoding calmodulin-binding protein 25, with protein sequence MMLTAMQHMDSSAYASSSTASPWQQLLTAQRGHPLRYEDLASLPAAAHAPAAQQQHRPARRVARRRPRPSRRLPTTYISADPAEFRRMVHQVTGADELLLPLAQQPTEGEPLLPALAAHAAPSSAGGALLLPTLDTSAFLLGGCRARPSTARTDAIAMPPPTSRDGSLPLDSTSGGSSSCGFPTLESWDLL encoded by the coding sequence atgatgctcaccgccatgcagcACATGGACTCCTCCGCCTACGCATCGTCGTCCACGGCGTCACCATGGCAGCAACTGCTGACGGCCCAACGCGGCCACCCGTTGCGCTACGAGGATCTCGcatccctccccgccgccgcgcacGCGCCGGCGGCGCAGCAGCAGCACAGACCCGCGCGCCGCGTCGCCAGGCGGCGGCCGCGCCCGTCGCGGCGGCTGCCCACGACCTACATCagcgccgaccccgcggagttccgcCGCATGGTGCACCAGGTCACGGGCGCCGACGAACtcctcctcccgctggcccagcagccgacggagggggagcccctcctccccgcgctcgccgCCCACGCAGCTCCTTCGTCGGCCGGCGGGGCGCTGCTGCTGCCGACGCTGGACACGTCGGCGTTCCTGCTCGGCGGGTGCAGGGCGAGGCCGTCCACCGCGCGGACGGATGCGATTGCGATGCCACCGCCGACGTCTCGCGACGGGTCGCTACCGCTGGACAGCActagcggcggcagcagcagctgtGGTTTCCCGACCTTAGAGTCGTGGGATCTTCTCTGA
- the LOC123120436 gene encoding protein sym-1 produces MAMASALPLLLVPRPIVSPRPAAAGRFLSLSAPLSTAAPAPAPVEPLKGGGRLARLQTLHAASCCNSAPAAASGGVEAARAKGLQLVAWYLLSLDKHPVATKAVTSAVLTLAGDLICQLVIDKVPELDLKRTFVFTLLGLVLVGPTLHFWYLYLSKLVTISGTSGVISRLLLDQFIFSPVFIGVFMSLLVTLEGKPSLVVPKLKQEWFSSLIANWQLWIPFQFFNFYFVPQKLQVLAANFVALAWNVILSYKAHKKVIAE; encoded by the exons atGGCGATGGCGTCCGCGCTCCCGCTCCTCCTCGTGCCCCGCCCCATCGTCTCTCCGAGACCCGCTGCAGCGGGCCGCTTCCTTTCCCTCTCCGCTCCCCTGTCCACCGCCGCTCCCGCCCCTGCCCCCGTCGAGCCCCTGAAGGGCGGCGGCCGCCTCGCGCGGCTCCAGACTCTCCACGCAGCCTCCTGCTGCAACTCCGCCCCCGCAGCAGCATCTGGAGGAGTGGAGGCGGCCCGGGCGAAGGGCTTGCAGCTCGTGGCCTG GTACCTTCTGTCTCTTGACAAGCATCCGGTGGCGACCAAGGCTGTCACTTCTGCTGTGCTGACTCTGGCCGGGGACCTCATCTGCCAG CTTGTAATTGATAAAGTGCCAGAGCTAGACCTGAAGAGAACATTTGTGTTCACGTTATTGGGACTTGTCCTGGTGGGGCCAACGTTGCATTTCTG GTACTTGTATTTGAGTAAATTAGTGACGATCAGCGGGACATCTGGTGTCATTTCTCGCCTGTTACTTGACCAG TTCATCTTCTCTCCTGTTTTCATTGGTGTCTTCATGAGCTTACTCGTAACCTTGGAGGGAAAGCCATCTCTTGTAGTGCCAAAGCTTAAGCAG GAGTGGTTCTCTTCATTGATCGCGAATTGGCAATTGTGGATACCGTTCCAGTTTTTTAATTTCTATTTTGTCCCACAGAAGCTCCAG GTTCTTGCTGCTAATTTTGTAGCCCTTGCATGGAACGTGATTTTGTCATATAAAGCTCATAAGAAGGTTATCGCGGAGTAG
- the LOC123120437 gene encoding uncharacterized protein, which yields MSYMRGDLLTKTRKLVKGLAKPAPAWLKAMEQAPPVTFPRTDGKIEKIELPEDVYVKRFFRRHPDSLYHDAIKISGFDPPPARVFAWRVLELKEQGVNEDDAMAVADMEYGAEKKAKKLAYKELKQIARREGKPPPPNPYPSAIKEIQAEEKKYVRDRFHNPKVLEIVNKMKEDRQMFLQDRAAASGASGEGQ from the exons ATGTCGTACATGCGAGGCGACCTGCTGACGAAGACGCGGAAACTGGTGAAGGGGCTGGCCAAGCCCGCCCCTGCCTGGCTCAAGGCCATGGAGCA GGCACCTCCAGTCACATTCCCTAGAACTGATGGTAAAATCGAGAAGATAGAACTGCCAGAGGATGTCTATGTCAAGAGGTTCTTCAGAAGGCATCCTGATTCACTCTACCATGATGCAATAAA GATAAGCGGGTTTGATCCACCGCCAGCAAGAGTTTTTGCTTGGCGTGTCTTAGAGTTGAAAGAACAGGGAGTCAATGAAGATGATGCAATGGCTGTAGCAGAT ATGGAGTATGGAGCAGAGAAAAAAGCAAAGAAGCTAGCATACAAGGAACTGAAACAAATTGCACGCAGAGAAGGAAAGCCACCACCTCCAAATCCATATCCAAGCGCTATCAAAGAAATACAGGCAGAGGAAAAGAAGTATGTTAGGGACCGTTTCCATAACCCAAAGGTACTCGAGATCGTGAATAAGATGAAAGAGGACAGACAGATGTTTCTTCAAGATAGAGCGGCAGCATCAGGTGCATCAGGTGAAGGACAGTAA